The DNA window TAATCGAAAAGCAGGTCGTCGATCACCTAGACCTGTAAATAATCGTAAATCATATCCCTGATCAGCGACGCCCCCTTGATCCGCAGACACTATTCGAGGATAAATCCCCGCAGGATAAACATTAATCCAAGCACTAATCGTCAAATTTTGAGCAATCTGTAACGATGTGGGCACCCCTAAATTAATGAAATCATTGATCCCATCAAACATAATCCCACCATAATATCTGCCACCACTAGCAGTAAAGTTACAATCAGTTCCCATGTTTGTACATGTGCCATTATTGCCAAATCGACTTACATCTACTGCCGTCGTGCCATTCTCACCAAGCACCGACAGATTATCAAAATTCATCGACAAAACGAGTGAGTCATTGTAAAACAGAAAATTTGCCCCATTCCAGTTATACGTCAATGATCCAAGACGACTTTCTGTAATCGTAGCATTGATCCGAGTATAATTTAATGATCCAGTATAATTGTTATTACTTGGCGTAGGAGTTGTATAGTTTATCTCTGGTGCTGCGAGAACGAGAGTAGTAACCAACAGAGCAACTACTACAAAAACACCACACAGACCTCTTTTCATCACACTCAGACTATCTTTTCAACATATAAATATTTCTTTAGAACTAAAAACGACCAAAGTAATTCATCAACAATACACAAGAAAAAGAGTAAAAAAAGAAAGAAAACAATCCTAAAGAACTTTAGGCACAATTTCCATACACATACCAGCTGCTACGGTAACACCGGAGTCGCGGATAGCGAATTTGGACATTTGTGGAATAACACTGTTCTTCTCAATAACAACTGGTTGAGTTGGTCGAAGTCGAACAATTGCTGCATCCCCATTACGTAAGATGTCTTTGTTCTCAGTAACTTCTTGACCAGTTGCTGGATTGATTTTTTTGATAATTTCCACGAATTGGCATGCCACTTGAGAAGTGTGGATGTGAAATACAGGAGTGTATCCAACAGTCACAACACTTGGGTGGTTCATGATAACTACTTGTGCAGTAAATTCAGTTGCAACAGTAGGAACATTGGTAGCGTGACCTAAAACGTCTCCACGAGCAATGTCTTTTTTACCAAGACCGCGTACGTTAAAACCAATGTTATCACCAGGTTCAGCTTGAGGAGCTTGTTCGTGATGCATCTCAATAGTTTTAACTTCGCCAGCAACGCCTTTACCTTCACGACCAGGAACGATCATAACTTTATCGCCAACTTTCATAATACCAGTCTCAATACGTCCTACTGGAACAACACCGATACCGGTGATGTTGTATACGTCTTGAATAGGTAGACGAAGAGGTAAATTGGTTGGTTTTTGAGGTAATTCAAATTTGTTAATAGCACTTAAGAGATTGTCGCCAGTCCACCAAGGTAATTTCTCAGATTTCTTAGTGATGTTTTCACCAGGAAGAGACGCGATAGGAACGAAGCGAAGTAAATCAGGTTTCCATCCTGCTTGAAGTGCATGCTTTTTAACGTCTTCAACAACGTCTTTAAAGCGTTTTTCACTCCAGTCTACCCCAGAGATATCCATTTTGTTAACAGCAACAAGCATTTGACCTACTCCAAAGATTTTGGAAAGTTTAAGATGCTCGATAGTTTGTGCGTTAACACCGTCGTTTGCTGCAACAACAAGAACTGCACAGTCTGCTTGAGAAGCTCCTGTAATCATATTTTTAATAAAGTCCTTGTGTCCTGGTGCATCAATGATAGTAAAATAATATTTGTCAGTATCGAAGCGTTTATGGGCAAGATCAATGGTAACTCCACGTTCTTGTTCCTCTTTAAGATTGTCCATAACGAAAGCAAACTCGAATCCGCCTTTACCAAGTTGTTGGGCTTTCTCTTTGAGTTTACGCATTGCAATCTCGTCAACGTTTCCAGTGTCGAAAAGGAGACGTCCAACGGTTGTTGATTTACCGTGATCAACGTGACCGATGAATACTAAGTTGATGTGTTCTTTGTTTTTTGCCATTGTTAATAAACCTCGTTTTGCTTCAATTTACTTGTAAGCGGAATAGGTGATTGGTTGGCATTTTCTTTATAAAGATTTCGGTAAAGAATGAGAGGAGAGGAAGGTGTAAGTTATGCTTATTTAGGATTATTTCTCAATCTATTTACTAAAAACCCAACCCCCATACTAACTCCACCATAAAATAAGATATTGAGAGGAATGATCAACCACACCACCTCATAATTACCCACAATCAAAAGCCCAGGATAAAAAGAGATCAACATTAATGGAGCTACAACAAATCTCCACCAAGGAAGAGCAGCAGTAGGATTTGCATCCAACATCCTACTTCCCGCAGCCCACACCAGAATTGTTAAAACAACACAAACAAGATATAAACCAATACCTAGCAGAGCCCACTTCCACCATGAAAATGATTTTGAACGCGACATAATACTAATATCTTGTTTTGAATTTAACTAAGTATCGTCATCACACTCACCCCAATCTTTATATATTCTCCAACCTACAATCCCCAGATGTTATCACAAGCTCAAATTCAACAACTCCACACTGCTATTCAAAATTCTAAAAACCCCATCTTCATTTTTGACGATGATGCGGATGGCTTATGTTCCTACCTTCTCCTCTACAGAATCAAACGAGAAGGACACTATTTCATGCTTAAAGCTGCCCCCCATCTCGAAGGAAAGTTTGTCAAACGTATCCAAGATTTTAATCCTGATCTCATAGTCATTCTTGATATTCCTGATGTACACCAAGAATTTATCGACGCGTTTAAAGTCCCTATCTTTTGGATAGATCATCACGATCCCGTAGAACGACATAAAGTACATTACTTCAACCCAAAAATCAAAGAACCAGAATCATACTTCCCTACGACAAGAATGGCGTATCAAGTAGCCAACAATCCTAAAGATCTCTGGATTGCCACTGCTGGCTGCCTAGCAGACTGGCATCTTCCAGATTTTATTGAGCAAACAAACACGACATATCCAAATTACTTACCAAAGAAAAAACGAGATCTTCCTAATATTGTCTTCAAATCAAAAATGGGTAAACTTGTGCAATTCTTTTTCTTCATGCTCAAAGGACCATCAAGTGATGTAGCCAGATCAATCAAAATTTTAGGAAAAATTACCTCACCAGATGAAATCTTTAAACCAAATTCTGAAGATGGCAATTATCTCTTCAAACGATTTGAAATGCTCAATGAACTCTATGAAAAACTCATGGTTCAAGCAATGGAAAAAGCAACTCGCAAGAAAATTCTGCTCTTTGAATACAATGATGAACAATGGTCATTCACAGCCAATCTTGCTAATGAACTCACCACACGCTATCCTAAAAAAGTAGTTATCATCGCACGCAAAAGCCAAGGTTTCATGAAATGCAGCCTGCGTGCCCAATTTCCCATTGAACCTGCACTTAGGCGGGCGCTTAACGGCATTGAAGGCTATGGCGGCGGGCATCCCACTGCCTGTGGAACCGTCGTGAAAAACGAAGATTGGGAACGCTTCCTGATCCAATTCAACGAAGAATTAAAGAAAAAATGATCCTCATCCCATTAACATCATTAATTGGTATTCCATTAGGAGCATTAGTAGGACATATCGCCAAAGAAGAGTTACATGACGCAGAAAAATATATTCGTACCGTAAGTTCATTTCTTTTCTACATTATGTTAGTATCATTATTTCTCACTCTTCCATTCCCTTCAATGGTGTACCAATTAGGATATGGACTACTCATTTTAACCATAAGTACAACAGAAATTGTAAGCAAAAAACCATTTTATATCCCATCTATCACACCTCTCATTCTCTTCATCAGCCTCTTTTTCACGCCACCCCAATATTTACTTATCAACAGTAGCCTTTTTCTACTTGCAGGTATTCCTCTAGGATCACAACTCTATCATGACGCTACCCAAAACTCAAAAAAATCTTGAAGAAACTATTAAAGAAAAGATTTTACCTGTCGTAGGATCAACACTTGAAAAAGCATTGGGAATATCTATTCCAAAAATAGGATCTGATATCACTGACAAACTCTCTACACCACTCCTAGAAATCTACATCCCACCTGATCGCACTTTTGCACAAGCAAAAAAAGAATTTTTGGCTCAATTCGTACGCCGAGAATTACGAACCCATAGCGGCAACATTTCTTCCTTAGCGCGATTCACCGGAGTAAATCGACGTACAATACATCGAGCAATTCGTGAATTTGAACTTGATACCAAAGAACTACGACAAAACATTCAAACCCTAGAAGGTGAAAAACAAACTGCCATTGATCACACCATCCGTCTCACTCTTGATTCCTACAAAGAGATTTTAGCACCAAAAAGAATGGAAGACATGTATCGTGAAGTACCTAATCTCTCTAGATCAATTGCCCATTTACTCCCCCATCAACCATTAACTTGGAAAGAAGCTGAATATGAATTTGAAAAATCATTTCTGCAACGCGCACTCAAATACCATCAGGGCAATATTGCGCAAACAGCTAAAGACCTTAAGATTCGTGCCGAGACACTGCATAGGAAGGTCAAGAAGCTAGGAATTGGAAAGATCTAGATAGACTCTTCACTCCACTATCTTTTTATACTTCTTCTTTCTCATTCCCCCCATAAAACATAAAGGTGAAACCTATGACAAATCTCCATCACGATGTACCACCCGGAACTGAAAACGAAATGAATATGATCGTAGAAATTCCTGCTGGCAGTAGAAACAAATACGAATATAACAAAGAACATGGACTTTTCTTTATCGATCGTGTTGTACCTGAACCACTCGTGTATCCTGCAACCTATGGCTTCATCCCACAAACATTATGCGACGATGGAGATGCTGTTGATGTAGTTCTAATTATGCGTGAAAGCGCGTTTCAGGGCTCACTTGTCAAAGTACGACCAGTTGGCATGCTCATTATGAATGATAGCGGCGAAGTCGACAACAAAATCATTGCTGTACCCTGCGATGACAAATATTTTGACCACATCAAAGAACTCAAAGATGTTTCCCCTCACTTCTTAAAAGAACTTAGCTATTTCATGGAACATTACAAAGACATGAAAGGCGCAAAGGTCGTTGCAAATAAGTACGTTGGCATCAAAGAAGCCAAAGAAGAATTCCACACGGGCATTGCAACCTATAAGAAAAGTAAAGGAAAAAAATAGATTTTTTTAGATTTGATTTTAATCCAACCTATTATCTACCTAGATTGAAAACCAGCACAAAGTTTATATATAACACATAACTATATAATTATATGGTCACGACAATCCAAATTAATGATGATACACTCAATCTTCTGCGTAAGATAAAACAAGAGACAAATTCCTCGTCCTACGATGAAGCCATACGAAAAATTGCTGCTGACCGTGTAAAAGAATCATTTGCTGGATATCTTGGTCCTAAACGATCATCAAAACAAATTCTAAAAGATTTGCGTGATAAAAGTGACCGATTCTAGACTTATTGACTCTTCTGTATTGTTACATTATTTAATTAATGGGCAGTATAAAGAATACATTGAGCAAAACGAGTTTGTCTATATTTCAATACTTTCCCTTTTTGAGATTAAAAGAAAGTTGCTTAAAGATCAATTTGAAGAAGAAAGAATAACCAAAGCGATAAATTTTATTGAAAAAAAAACTTTAATTATTGTACCAACTAGAGAAATAGTTTTACAAGCAGCACAATTTTCAATAAAATATAAAATTGCCGCAATGGATGCCCTTATCTATGCAAGTGCACAAAGCAATTCTTCAACATTAATTACCTGCGATAACGATTTTAGAAATCTCCCAGATACAATCATACTTCCTTAAACTAACTTATCTCACCACAAAAATATTTTTCTTTGCCCTAATCGTCAGATACGGCTTAGTTAATCGCTTCTTCAAAGCAGCATCTTGCGTTAATACCAAATATCCTTTCGCAGAATAATCAACAAGCGCATCATCAACATTCCCACTACTAACCAACACTTTCACCTTCTTCTGATCTAACAGCTGTAACGCCAATTTCGCGCCCAAGCGATACTTACCCCGCTGTTCTTCTTCAATACGCCGTAATTCAACTATCGTCCCTTCTAAAATAAAAAGAGTATGAGCCCCTTCCACAACCAGATCTATTTTCGAAAAAACATCCAAATGGAATTCACTAATTGCCATCAACGCATTGGTATCAAGTATAATTTTGCTCATTCTTGTTCTGCCACCATAACCAAATCATACATCCGTACCAATACCAATACTATACTAAAAAGTACAAATAACAATAACACAATACCAGAATTATATGCTATCGCTATACCCATCAATCCCAAAAATACGAGCAATACCACCCACCCCATAAAAAACACCAATAAATGAAAACCAAGTTTGCGAGTTAACGAACTGCCAAACACAACCATCCATTCTTTCCAAGAAACAATGCGCGAATGAAGCGTTGCAACCAATAACACTAAATACAACACAACACCAATAATAATTGCGACAACAACCTGCCAGTTGAATCCCCCTTCAATATTAGCAAGAGCTGCTTGAATCAGCAATGTCAAAAATAATGTAAACAACAACAAGGTAATAGCACTCCCTAAAATATAACGAACCATGATCCGCCCTGCATCACGCCAGTGCAATCGATGAATTAGATGATGACTCGCAACCCAAAGCAATCCCCCACCGAAGATAAAAAAGAGTGCCATCCATGCTGCAAGCATTTTAAGATCACTGATGAGTTTAGAATATCCTCGATACAAAGGAAGAAAATCTTCAACGAACGGCTGACCATTTTGGAGAGCTTGTTCATCAAGCGTTGCCCCTTCTAATGGCTCCAAGACACTCTGCACATCCTGCAAAATTGCAAGTTGATAATGCAGAAAAATAATCGCTGCCGCACCAAGCAAAAGAAGTTGAAAAACACACAAAAGTGCAAAGAATATTTTATATGATTTGATAGCTAACCATGTCTTTTCAACACCACGCATATACCCAACCATACTCAAAAGAAGAAACACAGACTATAAAGACTTTTCTCAAATGAAACAATTCTCAAACCAGCTCAGGAACATGGACCAAAACGGTATCAAACTTGATGAAACAGAGAAGAATAATTTGCAGCAGTAGGATCTATCTCATGCAGATGAAGAACAACATGATGATTATTCTCATCAAGAGCCACGTTAAGATGATGAGATCGCAACCCTTTTTCGAGTAATCTCATAATCTCTTCATCTGTAAAATGGGTGTCCTCTAAGCCTAACAACTCTCGCAAGGACATTACATCTCACTCTCCAATCTGTCAGCATCCCAGAATTCATCATCATACCCGCACATAAATGCATGTTCTTCTGCTGACAACTCATCATCATCTAACAATTCATCACGCTGTATTGGCGAGTAAATACTTTCATCTGAATTATCTCTAACCATATTTTTTGTGTGCTTCATAGCCATCCCCCCATATATAGCCATCCACGTAAATCTTCCGGGGTCGGAAGATTACCGCGGCTGACTATTAGTAAACCAAAGAAGTCGGCACGACTTAGTTGGTTTACTATATTACTTCCAAAACGTTTAAATATAAATACATTCTCCAAATACTATATGTCAGGCATATGCTAAATACCAAGAGTTATAAAAAATATCTCTAGTTATACTGACTATAACACACATGTACATCCGGGGGGAAAACACATGGAATATCGAAAACTTATCTCATTTGGAAAAAACAGCTTCGTAGTATCACTGCCTAAGAATTGGGTACGACAAAGTAAGTTAGAGAAAGGCGATTTAATTTACATCGAAGAATCAGGTTCTAACCTTGTCTTAAGTAAGCAAGAAATAAACAAAGAAGTCCAAGAAAAAGAGAAAGTAATCAACATTGATGGAAAAACTGTATTCTCCATTACCAGAGAAGTGTGCTCTGCATACATCCTTAATTATAGAACCATCACACTTCGTGGAAAAGAAATTAAAACCAAAGTAAAAGAATTGCAAGGTATAGTTCAAGGCCTTATGGCTTTAGAGATACTTGAACAAAACTCAGATTCTATCATCGCAAAAGATTTTCTTAACATGGACAAAGTATCCGTCAACGAACTTCTTCGCAAGATGGATGTCGTAACCAGAACTATGATCAAAGAAATGTGTTCCATCTTTGAAGAAGACACTTATGAAAATCTTAATGAACGCGATCGGGATGTAAACAGGCTTTATTTTTTATTATATCGAACGATATTGTACAACCTTGAAAACCCATCCAAATCAATGAAAAATTTTAAACTAAGCCCAATTGATTTGTTAAAGTATTATACCCTTGGTTTTTACATGGAAGCAATAGGAGATGAAGTTAAGCGCTCGGCAAGATATTTACGCCAACTCAAACTCACGGCAGAGAAACAAAAAGTAATCAAGAACATGTTACTTGAACTTAATGATTACTTCATCACCACCATGAAAGCAGTGCATAATAATGATATGTCCTTAGCGCTTCAACTCTCCGAAATGAAGTTAAAATTTAATAATCAACTAGAAGAACTCGAAAAAGACGTGCAAAAAATAGCATACTTACACAATGTAATTAGTAAATTACAGAGAATGACAACCCTAATTCATA is part of the Candidatus Woesearchaeota archaeon genome and encodes:
- the tuf gene encoding translation elongation factor EF-1 subunit alpha; this translates as MAKNKEHINLVFIGHVDHGKSTTVGRLLFDTGNVDEIAMRKLKEKAQQLGKGGFEFAFVMDNLKEEQERGVTIDLAHKRFDTDKYYFTIIDAPGHKDFIKNMITGASQADCAVLVVAANDGVNAQTIEHLKLSKIFGVGQMLVAVNKMDISGVDWSEKRFKDVVEDVKKHALQAGWKPDLLRFVPIASLPGENITKKSEKLPWWTGDNLLSAINKFELPQKPTNLPLRLPIQDVYNITGIGVVPVGRIETGIMKVGDKVMIVPGREGKGVAGEVKTIEMHHEQAPQAEPGDNIGFNVRGLGKKDIARGDVLGHATNVPTVATEFTAQVVIMNHPSVVTVGYTPVFHIHTSQVACQFVEIIKKINPATGQEVTENKDILRNGDAAIVRLRPTQPVVIEKNSVIPQMSKFAIRDSGVTVAAGMCMEIVPKVL
- a CDS encoding phosphate uptake regulator PhoU, which translates into the protein MEYRKLISFGKNSFVVSLPKNWVRQSKLEKGDLIYIEESGSNLVLSKQEINKEVQEKEKVINIDGKTVFSITREVCSAYILNYRTITLRGKEIKTKVKELQGIVQGLMALEILEQNSDSIIAKDFLNMDKVSVNELLRKMDVVTRTMIKEMCSIFEEDTYENLNERDRDVNRLYFLLYRTILYNLENPSKSMKNFKLSPIDLLKYYTLGFYMEAIGDEVKRSARYLRQLKLTAEKQKVIKNMLLELNDYFITTMKAVHNNDMSLALQLSEMKLKFNNQLEELEKDVQKIAYLHNVISKLQRMTTLIHNTGRLIYTLE
- a CDS encoding inorganic diphosphatase, with the translated sequence MTNLHHDVPPGTENEMNMIVEIPAGSRNKYEYNKEHGLFFIDRVVPEPLVYPATYGFIPQTLCDDGDAVDVVLIMRESAFQGSLVKVRPVGMLIMNDSGEVDNKIIAVPCDDKYFDHIKELKDVSPHFLKELSYFMEHYKDMKGAKVVANKYVGIKEAKEEFHTGIATYKKSKGKK
- a CDS encoding LamG domain-containing protein, whose product is MKRGLCGVFVVVALLVTTLVLAAPEINYTTPTPSNNNYTGSLNYTRINATITESRLGSLTYNWNGANFLFYNDSLVLSMNFDNLSVLGENGTTAVDVSRFGNNGTCTNMGTDCNFTASGGRYYGGIMFDGINDFINLGVPTSLQIAQNLTISAWINVYPAGIYPRIVSADQGGVADQGYDLRLFTGLGDRRPAFRLDNGTNVVEAVSPDALVQGRWYHIVAMYTGNESIIYVDGVKKANVSMTGNLDYTNLTSIRIGARQGDNNYFNGTIDEVKIWNRSFSDQEVYQFYASNLRKRDLSTWELYVNQSQNATTGLIDGTYTYYISATNTTGDAITTSTRTVIAGQDPVLVPEWSDYVVLVILGIVVTGFLYLKRD
- a CDS encoding PIN domain-containing protein, which gives rise to MTDSRLIDSSVLLHYLINGQYKEYIEQNEFVYISILSLFEIKRKLLKDQFEEERITKAINFIEKKTLIIVPTREIVLQAAQFSIKYKIAAMDALIYASAQSNSSTLITCDNDFRNLPDTIILP